The genomic DNA TTCGCATGCCTGGTCAATTACGTTGTGGTTTAACTGGTGAAATATGACACTGGCGACTCTGCAAGCAACGAAAAGCTACGGTACGAGTATATGCATGCTCTGCAAATGGAGCACCCCGACATTGCCACTGTTGCAGCAATACCTTGCCCTCCCGTCTTTCAGGGACAAACAAGACGCTGTCTTCCTTGCGGCAGTTTATTTCAATAAGCGAGATCTTGTTCAGAGTATGCTTCAGAATTCTCAACTAAATCTCGGGACAATGAAGCATGAATATTTTAATACACCCTTTCATGCTGTCAGCAAACGCAGACATTATGACCTTGTCTATGAGCTTCTGCAGCATGGAGCCGATCCCAATGGAAGTAGTATCTTGCGATGGGCCATCTCTGATGGCCGTGAGGACGTTGCCTACCTTCTAGTGCAACCACAATACGGAATCAATACATCGGATCGTGACTTCGAGTGGGCAATAATATTTTCAATACAACAGAACTATCACAAATTGGCCTGGACACTCTTAGACCGACTAATTGCTCCAATATCAGGATTTTGGTATTTGCTTTCCGAGGGTCTCTGTGCGGCTTGCCGACTGGGCATGATGGATATCGTGAATCGATTACTTGACAACGGAGGCGACCCAGATGTGACTAAAGCCTATGAAGGTGCAAGTCCACATGTGCCGCCTCTTGTCCAGGCTGCGTGGACTGGCCAGAAAGAGGTCATGCATCTTTTAATTGAGCGTGGAGCAGATGTCAAGTCCCATGGGAGCAAAAGCATATTCGCAGCAGCATGGGGTGGTCAAATAAATGCCGCAAGGATACTTATTGATGCTGGACTCTCTAACGCACAAATCGATGCATATGGATTGCTCACTAGGGCAATGTGCAGCATGAAGCCGGAGGCAGCGGAATTCCTACGCTTTTTTCAAGAGAACGGATTGATTGATATCCACCACCTTGACGAGGACCCAGTCGAGGCAGAGAAAAACCTTGCTGAAGTAGTGATATATGCTGCCGGGCACGGTCATGTGGAGTGCCTGCGAATTTTGCGTGAGTATGGAGTCGATCTAGATGATGGCTCACTGTACTCACGGTTTGAATTCCCACCCCCGATTATCGTCGCAAAGGCGTGGAGCCAAAACAAGGTGGTAGAATATCTGTTGAGCATCGGAGTCAAGGACATAAACCCGCTTGATACCTGCATAGCAGATGGTTTCAGGAATGGCGAGTTTCCTGCTGAGCCCAAGCCATTATCGACATGCCCCTTACCATATAAAGCTTGATTCTCCTCCTTGTCCCTAGAGCCTGCCATCTCAATTGAATAAGGAAATAGTAAGATGAACAACACTTCCATTGTGTCTGGACATGAGCTAACAGGCTACTGTTTAGataaagaaagggaaaatcCTGAGAGGGATTCTCCAATAAACCCCGCCTATATACGCACGACCCATATTCCCATCAGAACCCATCTACAAGGAAACCTCCTTCCCCTCACACGCACCGCCATGCAAAACATGATGCCCCGGcaccttctccttcagcgGCACCTGGAGCGCAACTGTAACTTCATCCGACGGATACTTGGTAACGTGCCCATCGCCACTAACCTTGGCCGTATCCAGCGCCAGAATCGCGCCCCCTTTACCACCCCGGATCCAGGCCTCTTTATCAGAGTGCGGGAGGCTGATGTGCGCCAGGCCGGAGAGAAAGACTACCCATCTAAATCTATTGTTAACCCCGAATACCACGATAGGAGGTTtagggaggggagggggggggggggcgcGTACTGCATAGCAGGGGCATTATGTCTCCCACCATCAAACTTCGCAGGAATGACTGAATACGATGCATTTCCGCTCACGGAGCCCAGATTTAGTATTTCAGAGCCTGCGGTGCCGGCTTGGGAGGACTCGGTGAAACCGGGGTCCAGGGCCCAGCATTCCAGGATGGATTTGTTGTTGCGCGCGCCGATGACGGTCACGTTGAGGGTGTTAAGGTCTGGTGCTGTTGCGGTTGCAGCTATGGCTGCGGTACTTGTGAGGAGGGTTGTGAGGAGTTTGAGTGAGATCATTTTGTGTGTGTATGTGTTGTAGTGCCAGTGGTATTGAGTAGTAGAAATGTGATGGAAGTGTCCGTAAGGAAGGAGGACGAGCTGGAGGGTCTATGGAATATTTAGCTAGCTGAGCTATGTACTAAATCACTAGTACGACACTCGGTATTATTGTTGAGGGAGTCTCGATTGGATATCCGAGCCGTATTCAGGATTCTGCAAAGCTTGTTTTGATCGGCGcgagatccatcaactgggCGATCGATATTCCCTGGCATGAACCACGGTTCGCTACTACAAAGCATGACAACGAAAGTTATACTGTACAAGATTAATTTAATTGCATTGTTAATGATAAACTGTTGGGTATCTGGAAAAATATCTATCGATAATCGATCAATGTCTTTGTACATGCACGGGAAGAACATtaggaaaaggagaggaaaACAAAACATTTATCGGTGCATCCAATCAGTGAATAACCTCGTCTCCAAGCGTTTCAACACCCTCAAACTCTTCCAGAAGCGGACTCCCTCCAAGAGGGCTAGAATCATCTGTCGTCTTGCCGGTTGCACCCCATACCTCGTGAAATTTGACCGTTTTATCGGTAGATGCGACGATAATGCAGCCCTCCTTCAATGTCCGTGAACACCATAACCCTCCCTCTTTGGCCTTCGGTTCTACCGGTGTTCTGAGACGTGGACAAAGCACAGTCGACCCATCTCGGCTCATCACGTTCGGAGTAACTGGTCTCGAAGTGTCGAGCGAGCACCTCTCTTGTTCCTCCGTTGTTAAATATCGCGGGCACCCGGGGTAACGAATCGCATAGAGGGCCCGTCCGCATTCAACAAATTCATTGTTCGTCACGCCGTCCCAACTAGTCCCGCCGGGGCCCCATGGTATTGCTGCAATTTGCTCACAGCTGGGCCACGCGAAGACAGCAATTCGGATTGGATGTTCGGGTCGTGCAAAGCCAAAGGTCGCAACAATCTCTCGGTGGGTATTGCTCCAAATTAAACTGGTCACTTGAGAGTGAACATCGATCGTGGCCAAGCAGGACCCAGACGGCGTGTGGAAGAAACGAATTGTTCGATCATTCGTACCACCTCCCGTCGCGAGGAGAGATGGCTGCCAGGGAGCAAATGCGATGGCCTTGACTGCTGCAGAATGAAAGAATCGACGTTTGTGGCTGTTAAGCGGCACAAAAGCCGTTTGGTCTCCCGAAATTACGTTAGTGGTATAGTTGAGAATGGGTGATGCTAAGGGACTGAATCGAGCTTGAATCCAGGAGGGAATCAAATGACTGATGAGGTGCCGTCCGCTGAATATATGTCGCACAGTGGTTTGCGAACTGTCACAAGACAAAGCACTCTGGCATCGCGTCGTACCATGAGACAACTGGGAATGGTAGGAAGACCGTGATTCACATCGGACTTCCTGAGGTTCCTGTGATGGGATAATCTCGCGGAGGTCAAAGAGCAAGCAGGAGTTGTCGTTTCCACCAGTCGCAAGATAGATGTCGTCGGGAGACCACGAAAAACCACAGATCGACTGAGTATGGGCAGATATCTTAGCAAGCAAGGTCAAGGCTCCGTTCCAGTAGTATCTGTCCCGTACGCTATTATCCGGCCATTCCACCGAGTAGTACCAAACATTACCGAACTCgtcaccaacaacaagatCCTCGACATCAACCTCGAAGTCAAATTTCTGAGAAGACCTGCGCGAATGGGTTGA from Aspergillus chevalieri M1 DNA, chromosome 1, nearly complete sequence includes the following:
- a CDS encoding ankyrin repeat domain-containing protein (COG:S;~EggNog:ENOG410Q1VD;~InterPro:IPR002110,IPR020683,IPR036770;~go_function: GO:0005515 - protein binding [Evidence IEA]), which gives rise to MKHEYFNTPFHAVSKRRHYDLVYELLQHGADPNGSSILRWAISDGREDVAYLLVQPQYGINTSDRDFEWAIIFSIQQNYHKLAWTLLDRLIAPISGFWYLLSEGLCAACRLGMMDIVNRLLDNGGDPDVTKAYEGASPHVPPLVQAAWTGQKEVMHLLIERGADVKSHGSKSIFAAAWGGQINAARILIDAGLSNAQIDAYGLLTRAMCSMKPEAAEFLRFFQENGLIDIHHLDEDPVEAEKNLAEVVIYAAGHGHVECLRILREYGVDLDDGSLYSRFEFPPPIIVAKAWSQNKVVEYLLSIGVKDINPLDTCIADGFRNGEFPAEPKPLSTCPLPYKA
- a CDS encoding uncharacterized protein (COG:S;~EggNog:ENOG410PQVS;~SECRETED:SignalP(1-18)); the encoded protein is MISLKLLTTLLTSTAAIAATATAPDLNTLNVTVIGARNNKSILECWALDPGFTESSQAGTAGSEILNLGSVSGNASYSVIPAKFDGGRHNAPAMQWVVFLSGLAHISLPHSDKEAWIRGGKGGAILALDTAKVSGDGHVTKYPSDEVTVALQVPLKEKVPGHHVLHGGACEGKEVSL